One region of Chloroflexota bacterium genomic DNA includes:
- a CDS encoding GNAT family N-acetyltransferase, translated as MEIIEERRGVYEISTDRAKLNLDALHHLLSEQAYWALGRPRDVVERSVANSLCFGVYDRGALVGFTRVVTDYATFAWVCDVFIAPSHRGRGLSKWLMQMVIAHPGLQGIKRVVLATRDAHELYHRYAGFEVLPEPGKWMIRSLGSNG; from the coding sequence ATGGAGATCATCGAGGAGCGCCGGGGCGTGTATGAGATCAGCACGGACCGCGCGAAGCTGAACCTGGATGCGCTGCACCACTTACTGAGCGAGCAGGCGTACTGGGCGCTGGGCCGCCCGCGCGACGTCGTCGAGCGCTCGGTTGCCAATTCGCTCTGCTTCGGCGTGTACGATCGCGGCGCGCTGGTCGGGTTCACGCGCGTGGTGACGGACTACGCTACGTTTGCATGGGTGTGCGACGTGTTCATCGCGCCGTCGCATCGCGGCCGCGGCCTCAGTAAGTGGCTCATGCAGATGGTGATCGCACATCCCGGCCTGCAGGGCATCAAGCGCGTTGTGCTGGCGACACGCGACGCACACGAACTGTACCATCGCTACGCCGGCTTCGAGGTTCTGCCCGAGCCGGGCAAATGGATGATTCGCTCATTGGGAAGCAACGGCTAG
- a CDS encoding N-acetylmuramoyl-L-alanine amidase gives MALPEYPLARIFPSDNYNDRPPETVPNAIVLHATVGESGPSLNWLANPVSGVSVHYLVDRDGSVYQMVDEVQRAWHAGPSFYNNLSDWNNFSIGIEMVNRNDGVDPYDPRMVAATRKLCAYLVRRYAVTPDMIVTHAMISGAITGKSDPRNFPLQEFIMSVAAEIPEEIRTAAWMAIGISFNPDAAIQRRAKELNLGRPVTNELRTVVQGVRWAFQGFEGGILACEEGNWANVRKMNWM, from the coding sequence ATGGCGTTACCGGAGTATCCGCTGGCGCGCATTTTTCCCAGCGACAACTATAATGACCGGCCACCCGAAACGGTGCCCAATGCGATTGTGCTGCATGCGACCGTCGGCGAGTCGGGTCCCTCACTCAACTGGCTGGCCAACCCCGTGTCGGGCGTGTCGGTGCACTATCTCGTCGACCGCGACGGCTCCGTCTACCAGATGGTGGACGAGGTACAGCGCGCGTGGCATGCCGGCCCTTCGTTCTACAACAACCTGAGCGACTGGAACAACTTCTCGATCGGCATCGAGATGGTCAACCGCAATGACGGCGTAGACCCGTACGATCCGCGCATGGTGGCCGCCACGCGCAAGCTTTGCGCGTATCTGGTGCGCCGGTACGCCGTCACGCCGGACATGATCGTGACGCACGCGATGATATCCGGCGCGATCACCGGCAAATCCGACCCCCGAAACTTTCCCTTGCAGGAGTTCATTATGTCTGTCGCGGCTGAAATCCCTGAAGAGATTCGTACAGCGGCCTGGATGGCGATTGGCATCTCGTTCAATCCGGATGCGGCGATCCAGCGGAGGGCCAAGGAGCTGAACCTTGGCCGGCCGGTTACCAACGAGCTGCGCACGGTGGTGCAGGGCGTGCGCTGGGCGTTCCAGGGCTTCGAGGGCGGTATCCTCGCCTGCGAAGAGGGCAACTGGGCCAACGTCCGCAAGATGAACTGGATGTAG
- a CDS encoding HD domain-containing protein, with product MLHPIEHPGMADLRAALAAMSPAALSTVERAFGVAEQAHHGQLRDEGAPFIEHPLRVALIVARELGRSDADLLAAALLHDVVEDSSVREADVRLAFGHQVAHLVGLLTKEKVHDPQAKRAATRRYLKRIADASPEALLLKLCDRLDNLRSLDAIPDYDKRNKYVRETYWLYMPFAERGGEFFRRQYLDLMAATVRRDGELIDLRLADYPELTGGIETRRDPT from the coding sequence ATGCTGCATCCGATCGAGCACCCGGGCATGGCCGATCTGCGCGCCGCGCTCGCAGCTATGTCGCCTGCCGCCCTGTCCACGGTCGAACGCGCCTTCGGCGTGGCCGAGCAGGCCCACCACGGGCAGTTGCGCGACGAGGGCGCGCCGTTCATCGAGCACCCGCTGCGCGTGGCGCTGATTGTCGCGCGCGAGCTGGGCCGCAGCGACGCCGATCTGCTTGCCGCCGCGCTCCTGCACGATGTCGTCGAGGACTCGTCCGTGCGGGAGGCCGACGTGCGGCTCGCCTTCGGCCATCAGGTCGCGCATCTGGTCGGCCTGCTGACGAAGGAGAAGGTACATGACCCGCAGGCCAAGCGCGCCGCGACCCGCCGCTATCTCAAGCGAATCGCCGACGCCTCGCCGGAGGCCCTGCTGCTCAAGCTCTGCGACCGGCTCGACAATCTGCGCTCACTCGACGCGATTCCCGATTACGACAAGCGCAACAAATACGTCCGGGAGACGTACTGGCTCTATATGCCATTTGCCGAGCGTGGCGGCGAGTTCTTCCGGCGGCAGTACCTCGACCTGATGGCTGCCACCGTGCGCCGGGATGGCGAGCTAATCGACCTGCGCCTCGCGGACTATCCCGAACTGACGGGCGGCATCGAAACGCGCCGCGACCCAACATAG